The following coding sequences lie in one Silvanigrella aquatica genomic window:
- a CDS encoding MFS transporter, with amino-acid sequence MKTEPLDFQKTKKYKLTMILLCIGYFIDFYDLTIFSASYVDVFRDSFNIYEKADIQQLYLKISSFYTLGIFCGAIFFGIMGDKIGRTAMIRYCILIYSVAMILSIFTTSITLFTILRFISGAGLAAEFATSSVLINELLPSKSAAKYTSLLYFCGILGGMTATYLGSISWQMMYLFGGLSGIILYIARKKICESILFLNLNKNIAKGNPFQLFHGIPNILKFLRLLFLIIPFNFLISIMFIFPRFMNLSTDLSVSNKTLLTGFFIGNLISTVSCNLIINKFKDFRIFVLINIIIFSIVMPSFIFIPEKLFFPYTILLGLLGGGLPTVWIQIVVKSYGTNLRSTAANTLFAFGRLSGILFNTIIGFCLVTPENFHFSVTIMVVIIMIIVLIALLNTKNNYDVNMEYLESKKLVANSSK; translated from the coding sequence ATGAAAACAGAGCCCCTTGATTTTCAGAAAACCAAGAAATATAAATTAACTATGATTCTTTTATGTATTGGGTATTTTATTGACTTTTATGATTTAACTATATTTTCTGCAAGTTATGTAGATGTATTTAGAGATTCTTTTAATATATATGAAAAAGCAGATATTCAACAGTTATATTTAAAAATATCTAGTTTTTATACACTTGGGATATTCTGTGGTGCTATATTTTTTGGAATTATGGGTGATAAAATAGGTCGTACCGCAATGATACGCTACTGTATTTTAATATATTCCGTAGCGATGATTCTGAGTATTTTTACTACTTCTATTACTCTATTTACTATTTTACGTTTTATTTCAGGGGCAGGTTTAGCTGCTGAATTTGCTACTTCAAGTGTACTTATTAATGAATTATTGCCATCAAAGTCAGCTGCAAAATATACTTCATTGTTATATTTTTGTGGAATATTAGGCGGTATGACAGCAACTTATTTGGGTTCTATTTCTTGGCAAATGATGTATTTATTTGGTGGTTTGTCTGGAATTATTTTATATATTGCTAGAAAAAAAATATGCGAATCTATTTTATTTCTTAACTTAAATAAAAATATTGCCAAAGGAAATCCTTTTCAACTATTCCATGGTATTCCAAATATTTTAAAATTTTTAAGACTACTTTTTCTTATAATTCCTTTTAATTTTCTAATTTCAATTATGTTTATTTTTCCAAGATTTATGAATTTAAGTACTGATTTAAGTGTTTCTAATAAAACTTTATTAACTGGATTTTTTATTGGAAATTTAATAAGTACAGTATCTTGTAATTTAATAATAAATAAATTTAAAGATTTTCGAATATTTGTTCTAATAAATATAATTATATTTTCAATTGTTATGCCATCTTTTATATTTATCCCTGAAAAGTTATTTTTCCCTTATACTATTTTATTAGGTCTATTAGGTGGTGGATTACCTACAGTTTGGATTCAAATTGTTGTTAAAAGTTATGGTACAAATTTAAGAAGTACAGCTGCGAATACTTTATTTGCATTTGGGCGATTAAGTGGTATTTTGTTTAATACAATAATTGGTTTTTGTTTAGTAACCCCAGAAAATTTTCATTTTAGTGTTACAATAATGGTTGTTATAATTATGATAATTGTATTAATAGCTTTATTAAATACTAAAAATAACTATGATGTTAATATGGAATATTTAGAGAGTAAAAAGTTAGTTGCAAACTCTTCTAAATAA